From Homo sapiens chromosome 6, GRCh38.p14 Primary Assembly, the proteins below share one genomic window:
- the ADGRF1 gene encoding adhesion G-protein coupled receptor F1 isoform X1, with protein MQMELKFKNGSIVAGYEVVGSSSASELLSAIEHVAEKAKTALHKLFPLEDGSFRVFGKAQCNDIVFGFGSKDDEYTLPCSSGYRGNITAKCESSGWQVIRETCVLSLLEELNKNFSMIVGNATEAAVSSFVQNLSVIIRQNPSTTVGNLASVVSILSNISSLSLASHFRVSNSTMEDVISIADNILNSASVTNWTVLLREEKYASSRLLETLENISTLVPPTALPLNFSRKFIDWKGIPVNKSQLKRGYSYQIKMCPQNTSIPIRGRVLIGSDQFQRSLPETIISMASLTLGNILPVSKNGNAQVNGPVISTVIQNYSINEVFLFFSKIESNLSQPHCVFWDFSHLQWNDAGCHLVNETQDIVTCQCTHLTSFSILMSPFVPSTIFPVVKWITYVGLGISIGSLILCLIIEALFWKQIKKSQTSHTRRICMVNIALSLLIADVWFIVGATVDTTVNPSGVCTAAVFFTHFFYLSLFFWMLMLGILLAYRIILVFHHMAQHLMMAVGFCLGYGCPLIISVITIAVTQPSNTYKRKDVCWLNWSNGSKPLLAFVVPALAIVAVNFVVVLLVLTKLWRPTVGERLSRDDKATIIRVGKSLLILTPLLGLTWGFGIGTIVDSQNLAWHVIFALLNAFQGFFILCFGILLDSKLRQLLFNKLSALSSWKQTEKQNSSDLSAKPKFSKPFNPLQNKGHYAFSHTGDSSDNIMLTQFVSNE; from the exons cCCAGTGTAATGACATTGTCTTTGGATTTGGGTCCAAGGATGATGAATATACCCTGCCCTGCAGCAGTGGCTACAGGGGAAACATCACAGCCAAGTGTGAGTCCTCTGGGTGGCAGGTCATCAGGGAGACTTGTGTGCTCTCTCTGCTTGAAGAACTGAACAAG AATTTCAGTATGATTGTAGGCAATGCCACTGAGGCAGCTGTGTCATCCTTCGTGCAAAATCTTTCTGTCATCATTCGGCAAAACCCATCAACCACAGTGGGGAATCTGGCTTCGGTGGTGTCGATTCTGAGCAATATTTCATCTCTGTCACTGGCCAGCCATTTCAGGGTGTCCAATTCAACAATGGAG GATGTCATCAGTATAGCTGACAATATCCTTAATTCAGCCTCAGTAACCAACTGGACAGTCTTACTGCGGGAAGAAAAGTATGCCAGCTCACGGTTACTAGAGACATTAGAAAACATCAGCACTCTGGTGCCTCCGACAGCTCTTCCTCTGAATTTTTCTCGGAAATTCATTGACTGGAAAGGGATTCCAGTGAACAAAAGCCAACTCAAAAGGGGTTACAGCTATCAGATTAAAATGTGTCCCCAAAATACATCTATTCCCATCAGAGGCCGTGTGTTAATTGGGTCAGACCAATTCCAGAGATCCCTTCCAGAAACTATTATCAGCATGGCCTCGTTGACTCTGGGGAACATTCTACCCGTTTCCAAAAATGGAAATGCTCAGGTCAATGGACCTGTGATATCCACGGTTATTCAAAACTATTCCATAAATgaagttttcctatttttttccaaGATAGAGTCAAACCTGAGCCAGCCTCATTGTGTGTTTTGGGATTTCAGTCATTTGCAGTGGAACGATGCAGGCTGCCACCTAGTGAATGAAACTCAAGACATCGTGACGTGCCAATGTACTCACTTGACCTCCTTCTCCATATTGATGTCACCTTTTGTCCCCTCTACAATCTTCCCCGTTGTAAAATGGATCACCTATGTGGGACTGGGTATCTCCATTGGAAGTCTCATTTTATGCCTGATCATCGAGGCTTTGTTTTGGAAGCAGATTAAAAAAAGCCAAACCTCTCACACACGTCGTATTTGCATGGTGAACATAGCCCTGTCCCTCTTGATTGCTGATGTCTGGTTTATTGTTGGTGCCACAGTGGACACCACGGTGAACCCTTCTGGAGTCTGCACAGCTGCTGTGTTCTTTACACACTTCTTCTACCTCTCTTTGTTCTTCTGGATGCTCATGCTTGGCATCCTGCTGGCTTACCGGATCATCCTCGTGTTCCATCACATGGCCCAGCATTTGATGATGGCTGTTGGATTTTGCCTGGGTTATGGGTGCCCTCTCATTATATCTGTCATTACCATTGCTGTCACGCAACCTAGCAATACCTACAAAAGGAAAGATGTGTGTTGGCTTAACTGGTCCAATGGAAGCAAACCACTCCTGGCTTTTGTTGTCCCTGCACTGGCTATTGTGGCTGTGAACTTCGTTGTGGTGCTGCTAGTTCTCACAAAGCTCTGGAGGCCGACTGTTGGGGAAAGACTGAGTCGGGATGACAAGGCCACCATCATCCGCGTGGGGAAGAGCCTCCTCATTCTGACCCCTCTGCTAGGGCTCACCTGGGGCTTTGGAATAGGAACAATAGTGGACAGCCAGAATCTGGCTTGGcatgttatttttgctttactCAATGCATTCCAG ggaTTTTTTATCTTATGCTTTGGAATACTCTTGGACAGTAAg CTGCGACAACTTCTGTTCAACAAGTTGTCTGCCTTAAGTTCTTGGAAGCAAACAGAAAAG CAAAACTCATCAGATTTATCTGCCAAACCCAAATTCTCAAAGCCTTTCAACCCACTGCAAAACAAAG gcCATTATGCATTTTCTCATACTGGAGATTCCTCCGACAACATCATGCTAACTCAGTTTGTCTCAAATGAATAA